Proteins from one Oncorhynchus gorbuscha isolate QuinsamMale2020 ecotype Even-year linkage group LG18, OgorEven_v1.0, whole genome shotgun sequence genomic window:
- the LOC124003518 gene encoding girdin-like isoform X3, with product MESEVFLPHLEQFMLSPLVIWVKTFGQNDGNMTLDYPELLDGVVLNKIMIQINPKATLPSVNKANDDPSQRILNLTVLIRQIKTYYLETLRQLIMMPLPNVLVLGRTPHCEQSLEEMKKLLLLLLGCAVQCEKKEEYVERIQTLDFDTKAAIAAHIQEVTHSQDSVLDLHWLEASELCAEDLETLFRRLVDQRDTQLETILELMQERESTPSPSPPSAQSPSDCPSMQQQATSHQHLSVELADSKAKVRRLRQELEEKSEQVQDCRQDLENMEAEFNRIQQENSVLLAEARSARTYRDELDALRERAIRADKLESEVGRYREKLHNMEFYKAKVEELKEDNSVLLETKAVLQQQLEGWRARSDKLHQLEKHSLLLNARVHVMEQEKEVDRRRMEELQEENLALELAQRRSMEESQHLGWELEQLSRSPDNSQGQKSLGEEVVEGTRSRLLRLERENQSLLRTIEELRAADLSLGPQHNHNHEHMWRDGQRPTNTAEVVREYLGSLDNTSWEQSELVIKEDCDIDIDTSHHRDPECNGVSVDLEGEIDRLERESETLKEKMDLQKQEKGQLEDGESCDLSDPIADLEAVAKDNTRNLLQPGDSVSLTRDTSPYSTRENSSTGLQVRASSSSTKHTERLEAKCRALDTEAQRLQAALDNTGRKLQRLEAEVHELEAENQILQAGLEELRISSRRMEQLEQEKQTLEQEASGLERDKRRLEKENRRLRQQAEIQDSTLDGSNLRVASLERENRGMGKEVERLKEVEERIKGLERDNRELAKQGAINQRALVTLREELVSDKLKTQQRENELERLAHELEMRVLNQDTSPQSDEETPDTSRFKMLESELESSLKRSLQIKEDKMAAVEARLQESSTLNQQLRLELKTVRLNYEALLQREEEEHAARSPTPQRESDRAVSGWQRESQETTRELLRVKDRLIEVERNNATLQAERQALQVQLRQLETQSDGLQAQILALQRQTASLQESNTALQTHNANLQVEKSTLNSQSASLLAQNAQLQCQQSSTEGDKEVAMREREELRGVHDQLLRDHERLAALHERQAMDYEALMGKHGCLKNAHRTLELEHRTLEDRYKTLLRQKAKLEGLEKALREEQDKMSVEKEQHRTTASECRQLRDEKDWLNQTYRQLLKDQEELQADHKNMKTLLNSTKLEQTKLESDFNKLREQYQQLDITNTKLTNQCELLSQLKGNLEEENRHLLDQIQTLMLQNRTLLEQTMESKDLFHVEQRQHIDKLNELRRQKEKLEEKIMDQYKFYDPSPPRRRGNWIALKMRKLMKPRSRERCGPASSSDHHRSLTPTRSGSFEALPPTSPSASCCQDNGSFEGSDGSGGSTTSPRRSCTLNDLDKLNDLVYPSTLSEDPEQLEGSEVKNDRSRKESMTSSMSDSILSIINHQHQPTTTPLFHPTTTAAAAATDGNERCLTDKDCNDSAVATDFDDGDELQNHGLNGVPSRAQSQSSGEFSLSLDNEPWSNGSSPVQPPLSSRRSSSSCLPPSDTSTPRHTRQNPSPTTHTQQRSTSLTHTSSNKHRERVGGKNSSPIAIANTQGSVPCRGREVGSTQDPWPRRSVLRRCASGSRAPQRPSDGNVPKTAQGQVAVLPRSGLGLNKAPETTTTRASAMSPITVLYVQGKSSSVSGCLKCFSTPLGKEARLRGPWSPASLPRASSVISTAEGSSRRSSVNSDSRVMAKVDPLPIMESDGNPNQVNQNQNKQNNPEERDTDNHPPPPSKPPRDPAIATDRPKSTCQESLFGGTPFNLDSVFSDTIFSESVVTTTTSDSSNNNDKNQTFLCLDPELVRNVSCPPLRQESTNGTALGRMDNVQSQNGGQEDCESNTVEITQC from the exons GAGACTCTGAGGCAGCTGATCATGATGCCTTTACCCAACGTGTTGGTGCTTGGCAGGACTCCTCACTGTG AGCAAAGTCTGGAGGAAATGAAGAAATTACTTCTTCTCTTATTGGGCTGTGCTGTCCAG TGTGAGAAGAAAGAGGAGTACGTCGAACGCATCCAGACCCTCGACTTTGACACGAAAGCAGCAATAGCTGCTCATATCCAAGAG GTTACCCACAGTCAGGACAGTGTATTGGACCTCCATTGGCTGGAGGCCAGCGAGCTCTGTGCTGAGGACCTGGAGACCCTGTTCAGACGCCTGGTggaccagagagacacacagctggaG aCTATTTTAGAGCTAATGCAGGAGAGAGAGTCCACCCCGTCACCCTCTCCGCCCAGCGCCCAGTCCCCCAGTGACTGTCCCAGCATGCAACAGCAGGCGACCTCCCACCAGCACTTGTCTGTGGAGCTGGCCGACTCCAAGGCCAAGGTCAGACGGCTGCGCCAGGAGCT agaggagaagagtgagcAGGTACAGGACTGCAGACAGGATCTGGAGAACATGGAGGCTGAGTTCAACAGGATTCaacaggag AACTCTGTGTTGCTAGCGGAGGCCCGGTCAGCCCGTACGTACCGTGACGAGCTGGATGCCCTGAGAGAGAGGGCCATCAGGGCTGACAAGCTGGAGAGCGAGGTGGGACGATACCGCGAGAAGCTGCACAACATGGAGTTCTACAAGGCCAAAGTGGAG GAGCTGAAGGAGGATAACTCTGTGTTGCTGGAGACCAAGGCTGTACTGCAGCAGCagctggaggggtggagggcccGCTCTGATAAACTACACCAGCTAGAGAAACACAGTCTGCTGCTCAACGCCAGGGTCCACGTCATGGAACAG GAGAAGGAGGTGGACAGGAGGCGCATGGAGGAGCTGCAGGAGGAGAACCTGGCCCTGGAGCTGGCCCAGAGGAGGAGCATGGAGGAGTCACAGCACCTGGGATGGGAGCTGGAGCAGCTGTCCAGGAGCCCCGACAACTCACAGG GTCAGAAGTCTCTGGGTGAGGAGGTGGTTGAGGGGACCAGGAGTCGTCTGctgaggctggagagagagaaccaaagcCTGCTCAGGACCATAGAGGAACTGAGAGCTGCTGACCTCAGCCTGGGACCGCAGCACAACCATAACCATGAGCACATGTGGAGGGACGGCCAGCGACCCACAAACACG GCTGAGGTGGTTAGAGAGTACCTTGGCAGTTTAGACAACACCTCCTGGGAGCAGTCTGAATTGGTCATCAAAGAGGATTGTGACATTGAcatagacacatcacatcacagggACCCAGAGTGCAACGGAGTGTCGGTTGACCTAGAGGGAGAGATTGACCgactggagagggagagcgagacccTCAAGGAGAAGATGGACCTTCAGAAGCAAGAGAAAGGCCAACTTGAAGACGGAGAGTCTTGCGACCTGAGTGACCCCATAGCTGACCTGGAAGCTGTAGCTAAAGACAACACCCGCAATCTCCTTCAACCAGGCGATTCAGTGTCTCTGACGCGTGATACCTCACCCTACTCTACTCGGGAGAACAGTAGCACAGGGCTGCAGGTGAGGGCTTCCTCTTCATCCACGAAGCACACAGAGCGTCTGGAAGCTAAGTGTAGAGCCCTGGACACAGAGGCCCAGCGGCTTCAGGCTGCCCTGGACAACACAG GCCGGAAGCTCCAGCGGCTGGAGGCCGAGGTCCACGAGCTGGAGGCTGAGAACCAGATCCTGCAGGCTGGGCTGGAGGAGCTGAGGATCTCCTCGCGGCGCATGGAGCAGCTGGAGCAGGAGAAGCAGACCCTGGAGCAGGAGGCTTCAGgcctggagagagacaagaggaggcTGGAGAAGGAGAACCGCAGGCTGAGGCAGCAGGCAGAGATCCAGGACTCTACCCTGGACGGGAGCAACCTGAGGGTGGctagtctggagagagagaacag GGGGATGGGGAAGGAGGTGGAGAGGCTGAAGGAGGTGGAGGAAAGGATCAAGGGGCTGGAGAGGGATAACAGAGAGCTGGCCAAGCAGGGAGCGATCAACCAGAGGGCCCTGGTGACCCTGAGAGAG GAGTTGGTGAGTGACAAGCTGAAGACCCAGCAGAGGGAGAATGAGCTGGAGAGGCTGGCCCACGAGCTGGAGATGAGAGTCCTCAACCAGGACACATCACCACAGAGTGACGAGGAAACTCCAGACACCAG TAGGTTCAAGATGTTGGAGTCTGAGCTAGAGTCGTCTCTGAAGAGGTCCCTGCAGATCAAAGAAGACAAGATGGCTGCCGTTGAGGCTCGTCTGCAGGAGTCCTCCACCCTCAACCAGCAGCTACGTCTTGAACTCAAGACT GTGCGTCTGAACTACGAAGCCCtgctgcagagggaggaggaggagcatgCGGCGCGTAGCCCCACCCctcagagggagagtgacagggCAGTAAGCGGATGGCAGCGAGAGAGCCAGGAAACCACCAGGGAGCTGCTGAGGGTCAAGGACCGCCTCATCGAGGTGGAGAGGAAT AATGCCACACTGCAGGCAGAGCGTCAGGCACTGCAGGTCCAGCTCAGACAGCTGGAGACTCAGTCAGACGGCCTGCAGGCTCAGATCCTGGCCCTGCAGAGACAGACCGCCTCCCTGCAGGAGAGCAACACGGCTCTCCAGACACACAACGCTAACCTGCAG GTCGAAAAGTCCACTCTGAACTCCCAGAGTGCATCACTCCTGGCCCAGAACGCTCAGCTCCAATGCCAACAATCCAGCACTGAGGGTGATAAGGAGGTGGCCATGCGTGAGCGCGAGGAGCTGCGTGGCGTGCACGACCAGCTCCTGAGGGACCACGAGAGGCTGGCGGCGCTGCACGAGAGACAAGCCATGGACTACGAGGCCCTGATGGGAAAACACGGTTGTCTGAAGAACGCCCACCGCACTCTGGAGCTGGAGCATAGAACGCTGGAGGACAG GTACAAAACCCTGCTGCGGCAGAAGGCTAAACTAGAGGGTCTGgagaaggctctgagagaggagcAGGACAAGATGTCTGTGGAGAAGGAGCAGCACAGGACCACCGCTTCAGAGTGTCGACAGCTCCGGGATGAGAAGGACTG GCTGAACCAGACGTACCGTCAGCTGTTGAAGGATCAGGAGGAGCTCCAGGCGGACCATAAGAACATGAAGACCCTGCTGAACAGCACCAAGCTGGAGCAGACCAAGCTCGAGTCTGACTTCAACAAGCTCAGAGAGCAGTACCAACAGCTAGACATCACCAACACCAAGCTCACCAACCAGTGTGAG CTGCTGAGTCAGTTGAAGGGGAACCTGGAGGAGGAGAACCGGCACCTGCTGGACCAGATCCAGACCCTGATGCTGCAGAACCGCACCCTGCTAGAACAGACGATGGAGAGCAAGGACCTGTTCCACGTAGAACAGAGACAGCACAT agacaAGCTGAATGAGctgaggagacagaaggagaagttGGAGGAGAAGATCATGGACCAGTACAAGTTctatgacccctcacccccacggAG GCGTGGGAACTGGATTGCCCTGAAGATGAGGAAGCTGATGAAGCCGAGGAGCCGCGAGCGTTGTGGCCCCGCCTCCTCTTCTGACCACCATCGCTCCCTCACCCCCACACGCTCTGGCTCCTTCGAGGCCCTCCCGCCCACCTCCCCCTCTGCTTCCTGTTGCCAGGACAATGGCTCCTTCGAGGGTTCAGACGGCTCGGGTGGGTCCACCACCTCCCCCCGGAGGAGCTGCA cCCTGAATGACCTGGACAAACTGAATGACTTGGTGTACCCCTCAACCCTGTCTGAGGACCCTGAGCAGctagaggggtcagaggtcaagaATGACAGATCCAGGAAGGAGTCTATGACCTCATCCATGAGCGACTCCATCTTGTCCATCATCAACCATCAACACCAGCCCACCACCACTCCTTTGTTTCATCCCACCAccactgctgctgccgccgccacTGATGGCAATGAGCGATGTTTGACAG ACAAGGATTGTAATGACAGTGCTGTGGCGACTGACTTTGACGACGGTGATGAACTACAAAACCACG GTCTAAATGGAGTGCCGAGCCGTGCCCAGAGCCAGAGCAGTGGAGAGTTCAGCCTCAGCCTAGACAACGAACCCTGGTCCAACGGCAGTAGCCCGGTCCAGCCGCCTCTGTCATCCCgccgctcctcttcctcctgccttCCGCCTAGCGATACCTCCACCCCCCGACACACACGGCAGAACCCCTCgccgaccacacacacacagcagcgaTCCACTTCCTTAACGCACACCagcagcaacaaacacagagagagggtaggaggaaAGAACTCCTCACCTATTGCCATAGCAAACACCCAGGGTTCAGTTCCCtgtagggggagggaggtgggtagCACCCAGGACCCCTGGCCCAGAAGGAGTGTCCTCAGGAGGTGCGCCAGCGGCAGCAGAGCCCCCCAGCGCCCTTCCGATGGGAATGTCCCCAAAACAGCTCAGGGGCAGGTTGCCGTACTACCTCGATCTGGATTAGGTCTGAACAAAGCTCCGGAGACCACCACCACCCGAGCCTCAGCCATGTCCCCGATCACGGTGCTCTACGTCCAGGGTAAATCTTCCTCAGTGTCTGGGTGTCTCAAATGTTTCTCCACCCCGTTGGGGAAGGAGGCGCGTCTGAGAGGGCCATGGTCTCCTGCCTCTCTACCCCGGGCCAGTAGCGTCATCTCAACAGCTGAGGGTTCCTCGCGACGATCTAGTGTCAACAGTGACTCTAGGGTGATGGCGAAAGTAGATCCCTTACCTATCATGGAATCTGATGGAAACCCAAATCAGGTTAATCAGAATCAGAACAAGCAGAACAATCCAGAAGAACGAGACACTGAtaatcacccaccaccaccaaGCAAACCCCCCAGAGACCCAGCGATAGCCACCGATCGACCCAAATCCACCTGCCAGGAATCCCTCTTCGGTGGCACCCCTTTCAACCTAGACTCTGTCTTCTCAGACACTATCTTTAGCGAGTCGGTAGTCACCACCACTACTAGTGACAGCAGCAATAATAACGATAAGAACCAGACTTTCCTCTGTCTGGACCCAGAACTGGTGCGTAACGTCAGTTGCCCGCCCCTGAGGCAGGAGTCCACTAACGGCACGGCACTGGGACGCATGGACAATGTACAGAGCCAAAATGGAGGACAAGAAGACTGtgagagtaatactgtagaaaTCACTCAGTGTTGA